One genomic window of Sphingobacterium oryzagri includes the following:
- a CDS encoding DUF4876 domain-containing protein — translation MKNNTFIPLLIAIGVALCSISCQKITDSLDTKTIDYLAVDIEAIPVLSGISSTDGLPITLTNYTEKHQISTTLQAGVTTIDSIIPGLYTINLDGELLFGTEKYLLKGSVANVLLVPGNQHVKVNIDGAKVGPLAISEIFYAGTAPFYFRNQFYEITNNSNELVYVDGLHFANLHPTIATTNLPIWPEEDQGAYTYAQRVWKIPGKGRDYPLQPGESFTIAQFAANHKLPQYNPNSPIDASLSEFEFNMNNPSFPDQPAVDMEHVFYNGRAAKGTVPQYLTSVFGGAFAIFRIPENESYDPVGNPNLQTRDLGTTGTTLYAKIPIRYVVDAVEAGHNESMSAAKRVPTVLDASMTWVGATYNSLGVRRKRIGQRANGTPILMDTNNSTEDFERHVVPQFRYHGQGIPSWSRAF, via the coding sequence ATGAAAAACAATACATTTATTCCATTGCTCATCGCTATAGGTGTAGCGCTATGCAGCATTTCCTGTCAGAAAATCACCGATTCGCTGGATACTAAGACCATCGATTATTTAGCAGTCGATATCGAAGCAATCCCCGTGCTGTCAGGAATTTCCTCTACCGACGGACTTCCCATTACGTTGACAAACTACACCGAAAAACACCAGATCAGCACTACGCTACAAGCTGGCGTAACGACGATAGATAGCATTATCCCAGGGCTGTACACGATTAACTTAGATGGAGAATTGCTGTTTGGTACTGAAAAATACCTTTTGAAAGGTAGCGTAGCTAATGTATTACTCGTGCCAGGCAATCAACATGTGAAGGTCAATATTGATGGAGCCAAAGTAGGACCGCTTGCTATTAGCGAGATTTTCTATGCGGGGACAGCGCCATTTTATTTTAGAAATCAGTTTTACGAAATCACAAATAATTCCAATGAACTGGTGTACGTAGATGGGCTGCACTTTGCGAATTTGCACCCGACCATTGCGACCACGAATTTGCCGATCTGGCCAGAAGAGGATCAAGGCGCATATACCTACGCACAGCGCGTTTGGAAAATTCCGGGAAAGGGTCGCGATTACCCACTACAGCCGGGCGAATCGTTTACGATCGCGCAATTTGCCGCCAATCACAAATTGCCACAGTACAACCCCAACTCGCCAATCGATGCCTCGTTATCGGAGTTTGAGTTCAATATGAACAATCCTAGTTTTCCTGACCAACCTGCGGTAGATATGGAACACGTATTTTACAACGGTCGGGCAGCAAAAGGAACTGTGCCGCAATACTTGACTTCCGTATTTGGCGGCGCTTTTGCCATCTTCCGCATCCCAGAAAATGAAAGCTATGATCCGGTGGGCAATCCTAACTTGCAAACCAGAGATCTGGGGACAACTGGAACAACGCTGTACGCAAAAATCCCAATTCGCTATGTAGTGGATGCTGTGGAGGCAGGGCATAATGAAAGCATGTCTGCCGCCAAAAGGGTGCCCACGGTGCTCGACGCTAGTATGACTTGGGTGGGTGCAACATATAATTCATTAGGCGTGCGCCGCAAACGAATTGGACAAAGAGCCAATGGTACGCCCATTTTAATGGATACCAACAATAGTACAGAAGATTTTGAAAGACACGTCGTGCCGCAATTTCGTTACCATGGCCAAGGCATACCTTCTTGGTCACGGGCTTTTTAA
- a CDS encoding TonB-dependent receptor, with translation MQVLALATILLFSAYPQHAQAQRKAAVEGTVYEQSAAASQPLKSASVSILPYNLTVNTDNEGKFRFNHIPDESFRLVISYVGKVTLDTLIQNRPTQPLMLRLADNSFRLENVDVVAKPSQSGLGSTSVINRNAIEHLQANSLADIMSLVPGGITVNPDLNNDASRLINIRSVVKDKNAAIDRYMDANAFGTSIVMNGSPISNNANLQTLSPVMNGGASALGGGAPPRGGIDSRSIPMYNVESVEVIRGVPGVKYGDLASGAVIVNQRAGRQPLFVEANTNPNLYSLSASKGIALDDRSGAINLGGTYAYNTNDPVQAYRYYQRATINALYSNFFFNERLSSTTGIDFHVSNDGRRLNPDDEITRTKSSGKETGIAINSMGSYQMPGTTWLRKIDYAGRLSYNSKRSHYQEQYTAANAAYGMTYTDGAILTNTPGESLYNEDGEQITHIPLGEEDKYAVYLPSTYLGVHHIEGKEFSTFLSATANFFNQLGGTQHSWLLGGDFRSDKNFGAGKTFADSLPPYRDLQYVNSSYRNRKYSDIPAVTQLGFYLEDNMTTRIMDRLLRVSAGLRYDRFSQNRSIIAPRANASFEILPEVLMIRAGYGVMAKAPSLLYLYPENAYFDYININEIPTGSADAIFMTTTRAFNTENSALKIASNRKQEVGIDLRFNKSILSVTAFSEKLKNGYAISPTIHSFRPVEYKQYERVGDNRVLTEISADPVLAKFNMPTNNMAIDKQGLEFQLDLARIQRIRTQFSVYGAYIKEKTYSTDYTFYDGQSGAGAQSRTHIGLYQPAMIQQNVSSVVSTLKATHNIPKIGLAITLTTDIIWNESDWTVYGNDSIPQKYISKFDGLVYDLDGVDLNTPEFTAISRPVVRTTEQRESLPPLVNFNINLTKDIKDFMRLSFFANNLFRYYQNAQSDRISSVYYRRNIPFFFGFKVGVNL, from the coding sequence ATGCAAGTACTTGCACTTGCCACGATCTTACTATTTAGCGCCTATCCGCAGCATGCGCAAGCTCAAAGAAAAGCGGCTGTGGAGGGAACGGTTTACGAGCAATCTGCTGCTGCATCGCAGCCATTAAAGTCGGCTTCGGTAAGTATTTTGCCGTACAATCTAACAGTCAATACCGATAACGAGGGTAAGTTTAGATTTAACCATATCCCCGACGAATCATTCCGACTGGTGATTAGCTATGTCGGCAAAGTCACGCTGGATACTTTGATTCAAAATAGACCAACGCAGCCCCTGATGCTACGCTTAGCCGACAATTCATTCCGATTAGAGAACGTTGATGTAGTGGCCAAACCATCGCAATCGGGCTTGGGGTCCACCTCCGTTATTAACCGAAATGCTATTGAGCATTTGCAGGCCAATAGTTTGGCCGATATTATGTCTTTAGTGCCGGGCGGTATCACGGTCAATCCAGATCTAAACAACGATGCTTCACGATTGATCAATATCAGATCGGTTGTAAAAGACAAAAATGCCGCGATCGATCGATACATGGATGCGAATGCATTTGGTACATCCATCGTGATGAATGGCTCACCAATCTCGAATAATGCTAATTTGCAAACGCTATCTCCAGTGATGAACGGTGGTGCATCCGCCTTAGGAGGTGGCGCACCACCTCGTGGCGGTATTGATTCCAGGTCTATTCCGATGTATAATGTGGAATCCGTAGAAGTGATCCGCGGTGTGCCGGGTGTAAAATATGGAGATCTGGCGTCGGGAGCGGTGATCGTCAATCAGCGCGCAGGAAGACAACCGCTTTTTGTAGAAGCCAATACCAATCCCAATCTGTACAGCCTGAGCGCTTCCAAAGGCATCGCGCTAGATGATCGTAGTGGTGCGATCAACCTGGGCGGAACCTATGCCTACAACACCAACGATCCGGTACAAGCCTATCGCTATTATCAGCGAGCGACCATCAATGCCTTATACAGCAATTTCTTTTTCAACGAGCGATTGAGCAGTACGACAGGTATTGATTTCCACGTATCCAATGATGGGCGCAGGTTAAACCCAGATGATGAGATCACTAGAACTAAATCTTCGGGCAAGGAAACAGGCATAGCGATCAACAGCATGGGTTCCTATCAAATGCCCGGCACGACTTGGTTGCGAAAAATAGATTATGCCGGTCGGCTATCCTACAATTCCAAAAGATCGCACTACCAAGAACAATATACAGCGGCTAATGCGGCGTATGGTATGACGTATACGGATGGTGCAATTCTAACCAATACGCCTGGCGAAAGCTTGTATAACGAAGATGGAGAGCAGATCACGCATATTCCGCTGGGAGAGGAAGATAAATATGCGGTGTACTTGCCAAGTACCTATTTGGGTGTGCATCATATAGAAGGGAAGGAGTTTAGCACCTTTCTATCGGCTACGGCCAACTTTTTTAATCAGTTAGGTGGCACACAACATAGTTGGCTGCTGGGTGGCGATTTCCGATCGGATAAGAACTTTGGTGCAGGTAAAACCTTTGCAGATAGCTTACCACCATACCGAGATCTTCAATATGTGAACTCTTCGTACCGAAACCGAAAATATTCGGATATCCCAGCAGTCACTCAACTGGGGTTTTATTTAGAAGATAATATGACCACGCGGATCATGGATCGCTTGCTACGCGTATCGGCAGGGCTGCGATATGATCGTTTTTCGCAAAATAGATCCATCATTGCGCCACGCGCAAACGCTTCATTTGAGATCTTGCCCGAAGTGCTCATGATTCGCGCAGGATATGGGGTGATGGCCAAAGCGCCAAGCTTACTGTATCTATATCCGGAGAATGCATACTTCGATTATATCAATATCAACGAAATTCCAACAGGTTCGGCAGATGCGATCTTTATGACCACTACGCGCGCGTTCAATACCGAAAATAGTGCCTTAAAAATTGCCTCCAATCGCAAGCAAGAAGTAGGCATTGATCTTCGCTTCAACAAATCCATACTATCGGTGACCGCATTTAGCGAAAAGTTAAAAAACGGTTATGCGATCTCGCCAACGATTCATTCTTTCCGCCCGGTAGAATACAAACAATACGAACGGGTAGGAGATAACAGGGTGCTGACTGAGATATCGGCAGATCCGGTGCTGGCAAAATTCAATATGCCTACCAACAATATGGCGATTGATAAGCAGGGTCTGGAATTTCAACTGGATCTGGCACGGATACAGCGCATACGTACGCAGTTTAGTGTGTATGGAGCATATATCAAAGAAAAAACCTACAGTACGGATTATACGTTTTATGACGGTCAAAGTGGGGCAGGAGCACAAAGTAGAACACATATTGGGCTGTACCAGCCCGCGATGATCCAGCAAAATGTTAGCTCCGTGGTCTCGACTTTGAAAGCAACGCACAACATTCCAAAGATTGGTTTGGCAATCACGTTAACCACCGATATTATCTGGAACGAATCGGACTGGACTGTGTATGGAAACGATTCTATCCCGCAAAAGTACATCAGTAAATTCGACGGATTGGTGTACGATCTGGATGGTGTAGATCTGAATACACCAGAATTTACTGCGATATCGCGTCCTGTAGTGCGCACCACCGAACAAAGAGAAAGCCTGCCACCGCTCGTGAACTTCAACATCAACCTCACCAAAGATATCAAAGACTTTATGCGGCTTTCATTCTTTGCCAACAACCTGTTTCGGTATTATCAAAATGCGCAGTCGGATCGTATTTCTTCGGTGTATTACCGCCGAAATATTCCCTTCTTCTTCGGGTTCAAAGTTGGTGTCAATCTCTAA